A single genomic interval of Persephonella atlantica harbors:
- a CDS encoding GTP-binding protein, with product MSEKKQKQIKIVIAGPYAAGKTQFINTISEIETVQTEAKTTRKGEKEVKNHTTVAMDFGRITIDDEHVLYLFGTPGQERFDFMWDILGKGMVGLVVLVDSTDPSTFHEARKIINYFESRYPAPFVVGCNKQDLKGAWDPKDIRTALDLDEEIKVLPLVALDKESVKNVLLVLLEEIAKYL from the coding sequence ATGTCAGAGAAAAAACAGAAACAGATAAAAATAGTTATTGCCGGCCCTTATGCAGCAGGAAAAACACAGTTTATAAATACAATCAGTGAGATAGAAACTGTTCAAACTGAGGCAAAAACAACCAGAAAAGGAGAAAAAGAGGTAAAAAATCACACCACTGTTGCAATGGATTTTGGAAGAATAACAATTGATGACGAACATGTGCTGTACCTGTTTGGCACCCCCGGACAGGAGAGATTTGATTTTATGTGGGACATACTTGGTAAAGGCATGGTTGGACTTGTTGTTTTAGTTGATTCAACAGACCCATCAACATTTCATGAAGCAAGAAAAATAATAAACTACTTCGAGTCCCGCTATCCAGCTCCCTTCGTTGTCGGATGTAACAAACAGGACTTAAAAGGTGCATGGGATCCAAAAGATATAAGAACAGCCCTTGACCTTGATGAAGAAATAAAGGTTTTACCACTGGTGGCATTAGACAAAGAAAGCGTAAAAAATGTTCTTTTAGTTCTGCTGGAAGAGATAGCTAAATATCTGTAG
- a CDS encoding HAMP domain-containing protein, producing the protein MNKKSVLSFISWIVLGGSVIGSLFVGVLVYFLLSSSGVEGALTKAVFSTVIIQIAFLLPVFLIRYMIQKYIVEKINKVSQALKEVSTGNLDYEVKIEGNDELAELAESFERMRISMKTIMEKLEEGEI; encoded by the coding sequence ATGAATAAAAAATCAGTACTTTCATTTATATCATGGATAGTGCTTGGGGGCTCCGTTATTGGCTCTCTCTTTGTTGGTGTTCTCGTATATTTCCTCCTTAGTTCATCAGGCGTCGAAGGAGCATTGACTAAGGCAGTTTTTTCAACAGTTATTATACAGATAGCCTTCCTATTACCTGTATTCCTAATAAGATATATGATACAGAAATACATAGTAGAAAAGATAAACAAGGTGTCACAGGCTCTAAAAGAAGTAAGTACAGGAAATCTGGATTATGAAGTTAAGATAGAAGGGAATGATGAACTTGCAGAACTCGCAGAGTCTTTTGAAAGAATGAGAATCAGTATGAAAACCATAATGGAAAAGTTGGAAGAGGGAGAAATTTAG
- a CDS encoding DUF3108 domain-containing protein, which produces MSLLLLLAFFSISYGAVKNCYTIRYLFFDVAKTCLSYQSKNDEIKTKVQASSEGLLRLIKNVEYSGFAVSSQDFSSKEFYFYRKEGSIREIHHYQFYPEEIIFRKTVIKGAEEKVEMKKIKNDGYIDPFTASLYYYRQIINRRKIHKKIFFNGKSYYIPVKRIKDTQIKINGKTYKAVYAEIDPSKVKVGGVIQPTGIWKIWIDKKKKILLKGILKIRVGLVTVEIKQ; this is translated from the coding sequence ATGTCATTGCTGTTACTTTTAGCTTTTTTCAGTATATCCTATGGAGCAGTTAAAAACTGCTACACAATCAGATATCTGTTTTTTGATGTTGCAAAGACGTGTTTATCCTACCAAAGTAAAAATGATGAAATAAAAACAAAAGTCCAGGCTTCTTCCGAAGGATTACTCAGACTGATAAAAAATGTAGAGTACTCAGGATTTGCAGTATCTTCACAGGATTTTAGCAGTAAAGAGTTCTATTTTTATAGAAAAGAAGGTTCTATAAGGGAAATACACCATTACCAGTTTTATCCTGAAGAGATAATCTTTAGAAAAACAGTGATAAAGGGAGCTGAAGAGAAAGTAGAAATGAAAAAAATAAAAAACGATGGATATATAGACCCATTCACTGCAAGTCTTTACTACTATAGACAGATTATAAACAGAAGAAAAATCCATAAAAAGATATTTTTCAATGGGAAAAGTTACTACATTCCTGTAAAAAGAATTAAAGACACCCAGATAAAAATAAACGGAAAAACATATAAGGCAGTATATGCAGAGATAGACCCAAGTAAAGTAAAAGTTGGAGGTGTAATACAACCGACAGGAATCTGGAAAATATGGATTGATAAAAAGAAAAAGATATTACTGAAAGGAATTTTAAAGATTAGAGTTGGCCTTGTAACAGTGGAAATAAAACAATAA
- the lptC gene encoding LPS export ABC transporter periplasmic protein LptC, with amino-acid sequence MKSKIIFYVLTFFLVSLIFSKITELFEKEKLKNLRYQSGVIQDFTLIGVNSDRYILKGKKIVEKKAEFIIDGFDLVYKTPEEDVYIKADRGIYNKKKDTLDLFRNVRILTKDMKLKTEFLTILVNERRAFNSSPVEITGKEMFTEGRNIFIKLKDETLKLEDVKTVFRGG; translated from the coding sequence GTGAAAAGTAAGATAATCTTTTATGTTCTTACATTTTTTCTGGTTTCACTTATTTTCAGCAAGATAACAGAGTTGTTTGAAAAGGAAAAACTGAAAAATCTTAGATACCAATCGGGAGTAATACAGGATTTCACACTTATCGGTGTAAACAGCGACCGTTACATTTTGAAGGGTAAAAAAATAGTGGAAAAAAAAGCAGAGTTTATCATAGATGGTTTTGACCTTGTTTATAAAACTCCTGAAGAGGATGTTTATATAAAGGCAGACAGAGGAATTTATAATAAAAAAAAGGATACACTTGACCTTTTCCGTAATGTTAGAATATTAACAAAAGATATGAAACTTAAAACAGAATTTCTCACAATTCTTGTAAATGAGAGAAGGGCTTTCAACAGCAGTCCTGTAGAGATAACAGGGAAGGAGATGTTTACCGAAGGAAGGAACATATTTATAAAACTGAAAGATGAAACATTAAAGTTGGAAGATGTTAAAACTGTTTTTAGAGGTGGTTGA
- the hemA gene encoding glutamyl-tRNA reductase: MEIFATGLNYKTAPVEIREKLAIPEEKYSEILEKISLLPSIYEVSILSTCNRVELYGLSDNIEESFEEILRLLSSYSGLKVEELKKYMFLYRDRDAIAHIFRVSSSLDSMVIGEPQIVCQFKDSFSKARESKAVKHVMTRLFDKAMNVSKKIRTSTGISRRAVSISYAAIELAKKIFGDLSDKNVLLLGAGEMAELAARHLASAGVRHIFVSNRTFEKAVQLADEFGGSAIRFNKLFEFLPEADIIIVSTGAKEPILKKEHFKKIEKIRQGKPVFIIDISVPRNVSDDVNEIENVYLYNIDDLKMVVDRNLEERKIAAESAKILIDEEVAKFDRWLKQLQVSPAIVKVRNFASEIKDYQLKKLFEQMPYLNEKERENIELAVNSIINKILHRPTMYLKDKATKENSEFYVDIFEEMFSPKWDFRKRMDVSLKKGRKSEK, encoded by the coding sequence ATGGAGATTTTCGCAACAGGCCTAAACTATAAGACGGCTCCAGTAGAGATAAGGGAAAAACTTGCCATTCCTGAAGAAAAATATTCAGAGATACTTGAAAAAATCAGTCTTCTCCCTTCCATATATGAAGTTTCTATACTATCAACATGTAACAGGGTTGAGCTTTATGGACTATCTGACAACATTGAAGAGTCTTTTGAGGAAATATTAAGGCTCCTTTCTTCATATTCAGGTCTGAAAGTGGAGGAACTAAAGAAATACATGTTCCTTTATAGAGACAGAGATGCTATAGCCCATATATTCAGGGTTTCTTCAAGTTTAGACTCAATGGTGATAGGAGAGCCCCAGATTGTATGTCAGTTTAAGGATTCTTTCTCAAAGGCAAGGGAGAGTAAAGCAGTAAAGCATGTTATGACAAGGCTTTTTGATAAAGCCATGAATGTTTCTAAAAAAATAAGAACTTCCACAGGGATAAGCAGAAGAGCAGTTTCCATCAGTTATGCTGCCATTGAACTTGCAAAGAAAATATTTGGAGATTTATCGGACAAGAATGTGCTCCTTTTAGGAGCAGGAGAGATGGCAGAGCTTGCAGCAAGACATTTGGCTTCGGCAGGCGTTAGACATATCTTTGTTTCAAACAGAACATTTGAAAAGGCTGTTCAGCTTGCTGATGAGTTTGGAGGCTCTGCCATAAGGTTTAACAAGTTGTTTGAGTTTCTACCAGAAGCAGATATCATTATAGTTTCAACAGGTGCAAAAGAACCTATACTAAAGAAAGAACATTTTAAGAAGATAGAAAAAATTAGACAGGGAAAGCCTGTTTTTATCATAGATATATCAGTTCCAAGGAATGTTTCAGACGATGTAAACGAGATTGAAAATGTGTATCTGTATAACATAGATGACCTGAAAATGGTCGTTGACAGGAACTTAGAAGAGAGAAAAATAGCTGCTGAATCGGCAAAGATTTTGATTGATGAAGAAGTCGCAAAGTTTGACAGATGGTTGAAGCAGCTTCAGGTCAGCCCTGCAATAGTTAAAGTCAGAAACTTTGCCAGCGAAATAAAGGATTATCAGCTGAAAAAACTTTTTGAGCAGATGCCGTATCTGAATGAAAAAGAGAGAGAAAATATTGAGCTGGCAGTAAACTCAATTATAAATAAAATACTTCACAGACCAACAATGTATCTTAAAGATAAAGCAACAAAAGAAAACAGTGAGTTTTATGTGGACATATTTGAGGAGATGTTCAGCCCTAAATGGGATTTCAGGAAAAGAATGGATGTTTCTCTGAAAAAAGGCAGAAAAAGTGAAAAGTAA
- the ndk gene encoding nucleoside-diphosphate kinase: MAVERTLMLIKPDAVKKGVEGKIIAHVQEKGFKLVALKKLRLTKEQAQQFYYVHKERPFFEELCEFMSSGPIVAMVWEGENAIEEIRKIMGATNPEEAEEGTLRKLYGTNIGENAVHGSDSKESAQFEIPFFFSRLEIVE, from the coding sequence ATGGCAGTTGAAAGAACGCTGATGCTGATTAAACCGGACGCAGTAAAAAAAGGAGTTGAAGGCAAGATAATAGCCCATGTTCAGGAAAAGGGGTTTAAACTTGTTGCTTTGAAAAAATTAAGGCTGACAAAAGAGCAGGCACAGCAATTTTATTACGTCCATAAAGAAAGACCATTTTTTGAGGAGCTGTGCGAGTTTATGTCTTCAGGCCCGATAGTTGCAATGGTATGGGAAGGAGAAAATGCTATTGAGGAGATAAGAAAGATTATGGGTGCAACAAACCCTGAAGAAGCGGAAGAAGGAACACTGAGAAAATTATACGGCACAAATATAGGAGAAAATGCCGTCCACGGCTCAGACTCAAAAGAGTCTGCACAGTTTGAGATTCCATTCTTTTTCAGCAGGTTGGAGATAGTTGAATAA
- a CDS encoding DUF4149 domain-containing protein: MNKLLDFFVLLLLGALIGFNASFTFIVAPLLFSHFDHRFAGEVTNLIFPYYFASGWIAGIIIYTLIGIKSIKDKEIIKKYKGFIIGLLLLVILHMALHKSILPIARGINYQYYAALEEGKEGKAEELKSKFRKIHAFSSSLNLLNLALEIYLFQYYFLRRRDLKK, translated from the coding sequence TTGAATAAACTGTTAGACTTTTTTGTGCTTTTACTTTTAGGAGCACTTATCGGTTTTAATGCATCATTTACTTTCATAGTTGCTCCTCTTCTTTTTTCCCACTTTGACCATAGATTTGCTGGAGAGGTTACAAACCTTATTTTTCCCTATTATTTTGCATCAGGATGGATAGCAGGAATAATCATTTACACACTGATTGGAATAAAATCTATAAAAGATAAAGAAATAATAAAAAAGTACAAAGGATTTATTATTGGACTTCTCCTTCTTGTTATACTCCATATGGCTCTTCATAAAAGCATTCTTCCTATTGCAAGAGGAATAAATTACCAGTACTATGCAGCATTAGAAGAAGGCAAAGAAGGAAAAGCTGAGGAGCTTAAATCAAAATTTAGAAAAATACATGCCTTTTCCAGTTCTCTTAACCTGTTAAATCTTGCATTGGAAATATATCTGTTCCAATATTATTTTTTAAGGAGAAGGGATTTAAAGAAATAA
- a CDS encoding ExeA family protein codes for MTYLEFFGLKEDPFKITPDYRYFYPSKTHRIADNLLNYVVRHGEGFCVIIGEPGTGKTTVIRKFINSLKDNVIYALILTPKLNPEEFLKVVLDDLGIHIKADSKHDLLKKFREFLEKKVSEGKKVLIIVDEAQNLPEDTLEELRLLSNLETANEKLVQIILLGQPELDEKLKLPQLRQLNQRITNKIRLLPLTEDETFRYIYHRLAIAGKGNIRFKDSAVRKIYKYSRGIPRIINILASRSLMSAFMTGSFVIKPENVDAAKETLNPDMVVSGSIDFFTKGRIIIYTLITANLIGIMYLLYRLMF; via the coding sequence ATGACATACCTTGAATTTTTTGGGCTGAAAGAAGACCCCTTTAAGATAACCCCCGATTACAGATACTTCTATCCGTCAAAAACACACAGGATTGCAGATAATCTGCTGAATTATGTTGTCAGACATGGGGAGGGTTTTTGTGTCATTATTGGAGAACCGGGAACAGGGAAAACAACAGTTATAAGAAAGTTTATAAACTCTTTAAAAGATAACGTTATCTATGCACTTATACTAACGCCGAAACTAAATCCAGAAGAGTTTTTGAAGGTTGTCCTTGATGATTTGGGAATTCATATAAAAGCTGATTCAAAACACGACCTGCTGAAGAAATTTAGAGAGTTTTTAGAAAAAAAGGTTTCTGAAGGAAAGAAGGTGTTGATTATTGTTGATGAGGCACAAAATCTCCCAGAAGACACATTAGAAGAACTGAGACTTTTGTCAAATCTTGAGACAGCAAACGAAAAACTTGTCCAGATAATACTTTTAGGACAGCCTGAATTAGACGAAAAACTGAAACTTCCCCAGCTCAGACAACTGAATCAGAGAATAACAAACAAAATCAGGCTACTACCTCTTACAGAAGACGAAACATTCAGATATATATACCACAGACTTGCTATTGCAGGGAAAGGAAATATCAGATTTAAGGACAGTGCTGTAAGGAAAATATATAAGTATTCCAGAGGAATACCAAGGATTATCAATATACTGGCATCAAGATCTTTGATGTCTGCATTTATGACAGGTTCGTTTGTTATAAAACCGGAGAATGTTGATGCAGCAAAAGAAACACTTAATCCAGATATGGTTGTGAGTGGCTCAATAGATTTCTTTACAAAAGGCAGGATTATCATATACACGTTGATAACAGCAAATCTAATAGGTATTATGTATTTACTCTACAGACTGATGTTTTAG
- a CDS encoding sodium-dependent transporter, with protein sequence MVKREQWGSRIGLILAVAGNAIGLGNFLRFPVQAADHGGGAFMIPYMISLILLGIPLLWIEWALGRFGSKKGHGTAVAVFDYLWKNPVAKYIGLLGVLIPLAVVVYYTYIESWTLLYSFFSLIGKLPSTPVTENVSDYLKPFSHFLVEKTGQDASGLFLTPALETYIFFVITLLINLYILYRGVSAGIEKVAKYAMPLIFVMAIILMIRVFTLSSPDGRNFLDGLGFLWNPDFSALTNPKVWLAAAGQVFFTLSVGFGAILTYASYIKPKDDIALNGLAGASVNEFAEVILGGSIAIVASVIFFGIPATAMIASNGAFNLGFMALPAIFANIPYGEFFSFLWFLLLFFAGVTSSIALCQPAIAFLEDELGFSRQKSVLALGIFLFIAAHIPIFIKGALDEIDFWVGTFGLVVFALFEAVIFFWIYNSKEAWKELTRDNDIKIPYFFYYIMKYIAPGLLIIILISWSIEMLPSQLTKTDPGAWIGRIFIVILTIIGFLLIKAAWGNRNGRTHT encoded by the coding sequence ATGGTAAAAAGAGAACAGTGGGGAAGTAGAATAGGGCTTATTCTTGCTGTTGCAGGAAATGCAATTGGTTTAGGTAATTTTCTCAGATTTCCTGTTCAGGCTGCAGACCACGGCGGTGGTGCATTTATGATTCCTTATATGATTTCCCTTATTCTGCTGGGTATTCCGCTTTTGTGGATTGAGTGGGCTTTAGGCAGATTTGGAAGCAAAAAGGGACATGGAACTGCCGTCGCTGTGTTTGATTATCTGTGGAAAAACCCAGTAGCAAAATATATTGGACTGCTTGGAGTATTAATACCCCTTGCTGTTGTTGTTTATTACACCTATATAGAATCATGGACACTGCTTTACAGCTTTTTTAGTTTAATTGGTAAACTGCCTTCAACACCTGTTACAGAGAATGTGTCAGATTATCTGAAACCCTTCTCCCATTTCCTGGTTGAAAAAACAGGTCAGGATGCATCAGGCTTATTTCTTACTCCTGCTTTAGAAACATACATATTCTTTGTTATAACTCTCCTAATTAACCTTTACATACTATACAGAGGGGTAAGTGCTGGTATAGAGAAGGTGGCAAAATATGCGATGCCACTGATTTTTGTTATGGCTATAATTTTGATGATAAGAGTTTTTACCCTCAGCTCACCTGACGGTAGAAACTTTCTTGATGGGCTGGGATTTTTATGGAATCCAGATTTTTCCGCTTTAACAAACCCTAAAGTGTGGCTTGCCGCGGCAGGACAGGTGTTTTTTACTCTCAGTGTAGGCTTTGGAGCTATACTAACATATGCATCCTACATAAAACCTAAAGATGACATAGCTTTAAATGGTCTTGCAGGTGCTTCTGTAAATGAGTTTGCAGAGGTTATTTTAGGAGGTTCTATAGCTATCGTTGCATCTGTTATATTTTTTGGAATTCCTGCAACAGCTATGATAGCAAGTAATGGGGCTTTTAATCTTGGATTTATGGCACTTCCTGCCATATTTGCTAATATTCCCTATGGAGAGTTTTTCAGCTTTTTGTGGTTTCTACTTCTTTTCTTTGCGGGAGTAACATCATCTATAGCCCTCTGTCAGCCAGCAATAGCATTTTTAGAGGATGAGCTTGGATTTTCAAGACAAAAATCTGTCCTGGCACTGGGGATATTCCTGTTTATTGCAGCACACATCCCCATTTTCATAAAAGGTGCCCTTGACGAGATAGACTTCTGGGTTGGAACCTTTGGACTTGTTGTTTTTGCTCTGTTTGAAGCAGTGATTTTCTTCTGGATATACAACTCAAAAGAAGCGTGGAAAGAGCTGACAAGAGATAACGATATAAAAATTCCATACTTCTTTTACTACATTATGAAATACATTGCTCCCGGTCTTTTGATTATAATTCTCATTTCGTGGAGCATAGAGATGCTCCCCTCCCAGCTTACAAAAACAGACCCTGGAGCATGGATAGGAAGAATATTTATTGTTATCCTGACAATAATAGGATTTTTACTTATAAAAGCAGCATGGGGAAACAGAAATGGAAGAACACACACTTAA
- a CDS encoding roadblock/LC7 domain-containing protein gives MAGRFDEILQAVVRDAGAEGAVLVSPDGLAIASVLPEGIDEDRVAAMGAAILSLGERVTTELSKGTLEQLYVKGSKGYMIFTGIGDLAVLGILAPSNAKLGLLLMEIKRAAKQIEESLS, from the coding sequence ATGGCAGGTAGATTTGACGAGATACTTCAGGCCGTTGTTAGAGATGCCGGTGCAGAGGGAGCAGTTTTAGTAAGTCCTGACGGTTTAGCAATAGCTTCTGTATTACCAGAGGGGATAGATGAAGATAGGGTTGCTGCAATGGGTGCAGCTATACTCTCTCTTGGCGAAAGAGTAACAACAGAGCTAAGCAAAGGGACATTAGAACAGCTTTACGTAAAAGGTTCAAAAGGATACATGATATTTACAGGAATTGGAGATCTTGCGGTTTTAGGAATACTTGCACCATCCAATGCAAAACTTGGACTTCTCCTTATGGAGATAAAAAGAGCAGCAAAACAGATAGAGGAAAGTTTAAGTTAA
- a CDS encoding DUF4388 domain-containing protein, translated as MAITGSLETFNFIDIFQILKKDKKDGILVVEAPSKKLAVYFKGGDIIYIRDVVKVFYIYLDLDFNQVLKKENIEKEDLYQYLVSRLPILLALKKGKFSFTPGFIKYPPDINPLIPLEKIMMYLSRQLSQEEVDRKISDMRLIFEKSENWTEIAKKAHLTDVEKKILALIDGTRTVEDIMNETKINKLTLQRILYGFLATGIIQRKRPKKRKIGFDLTKALLQKIIAKIKGL; from the coding sequence ATGGCTATTACCGGAAGTTTAGAAACATTTAACTTTATAGATATCTTTCAGATTCTAAAAAAAGACAAAAAAGATGGTATCCTTGTTGTTGAGGCTCCTTCAAAAAAACTGGCAGTTTATTTTAAAGGGGGAGATATCATATACATAAGAGATGTTGTAAAGGTTTTCTACATATACTTAGATTTAGATTTTAATCAGGTGCTGAAAAAAGAAAATATAGAAAAAGAAGACCTTTATCAGTATCTCGTTTCACGACTTCCAATACTTCTTGCACTAAAGAAAGGAAAGTTTTCCTTTACCCCAGGATTTATAAAATATCCTCCGGACATAAATCCACTGATACCTTTAGAAAAAATCATGATGTACCTGAGCAGACAGCTGTCTCAGGAAGAGGTTGACAGGAAAATATCTGATATGAGACTGATTTTTGAAAAATCTGAGAACTGGACTGAGATTGCTAAAAAAGCACATCTGACAGATGTAGAGAAAAAAATACTGGCACTTATCGATGGAACAAGAACTGTAGAAGACATAATGAACGAAACAAAAATAAATAAACTTACCCTTCAGAGGATACTTTACGGCTTTCTTGCCACAGGAATAATTCAAAGGAAAAGACCAAAGAAAAGAAAAATAGGATTTGATTTAACAAAAGCACTCTTACAAAAAATAATTGCAAAAATAAAAGGACTGTAA
- the lptA gene encoding lipopolysaccharide transport periplasmic protein LptA: MVRILLFFLFFILLSYAQTKKPVVIEADTLRYDKKAQIAIYEGNVTVKSDDFRLFSEKLKIFLDENGDIKKIIAEGNVRFYKGNRKGKSDRAEYYRNKDLIVLLGNAELQQDNNIIEGDEIIYHMDTEKAEVVGKNKRVRTIFFPEEKGKKK, translated from the coding sequence ATGGTCAGGATTTTACTTTTTTTTCTCTTTTTTATCTTATTAAGCTATGCACAGACAAAGAAACCTGTAGTGATAGAAGCCGATACACTCAGATACGATAAAAAAGCCCAGATAGCCATTTATGAAGGAAATGTAACAGTTAAAAGTGATGATTTCAGACTTTTTTCTGAAAAACTAAAAATTTTTCTTGATGAAAATGGAGATATAAAGAAGATTATAGCAGAGGGGAATGTCCGTTTTTACAAAGGAAACAGGAAAGGGAAAAGTGACAGAGCTGAATATTACAGAAATAAAGATCTTATAGTTCTTTTAGGAAATGCAGAGCTTCAGCAGGACAATAATATCATTGAAGGTGATGAGATTATATACCATATGGATACAGAAAAGGCTGAAGTTGTAGGAAAGAACAAAAGGGTAAGAACAATATTTTTCCCTGAAGAGAAAGGTAAAAAGAAATGA
- a CDS encoding amidohydrolase: protein MALKPADLILTDIDFILTMDENLTVYENADIVIKDGKILDIGKDKKSEYFGKTVVCSGKVALPGFINTHTHAAMTLLRGYGSDNPLKVWLEEYIWPAEGKFVSYEFVYDGTQIAVYEMLRTGTTTFVDMYFYENAVADVIRQVGIRGVLSTGILDFPTPGAKTPEEGIRKTVEFIEEYKNHSYVIPAIGPHAPYTCSPDTLKRAFEVSEKYDVLFHIHVAETEFEVKTISEKYGKTPVKHLDSVGVLSERTLAAHMVYPTKEEIEILAKRGVKVSHCPESNLKLASGVAPVPEMIKAGVTVSMGTDGTASNDDLDIIGEVSTAAKLHKGIKKDPTVINAKEALLMATRWAAEAVRMSDKIGSLEIGKYADIVLIDFSQPHINPVYDPYTQIVYSSKGCDVDTVVINGEIKVLNKKVLVIDEKEIMEKAKKWEEKVRGLKT, encoded by the coding sequence ATGGCTTTAAAACCTGCTGACCTTATACTGACAGATATAGATTTTATTCTTACAATGGATGAAAATCTTACCGTTTACGAAAATGCAGATATTGTGATAAAGGATGGAAAGATATTAGACATAGGTAAAGATAAAAAGTCAGAGTATTTTGGAAAAACTGTTGTTTGCAGTGGAAAGGTAGCACTGCCGGGATTTATAAATACCCATACACATGCTGCTATGACACTGCTTAGAGGTTACGGCAGTGATAATCCTCTCAAAGTGTGGCTTGAAGAGTACATATGGCCGGCTGAAGGAAAGTTTGTCAGTTATGAGTTTGTTTATGATGGGACGCAGATCGCAGTTTATGAGATGCTCAGGACAGGGACAACCACATTCGTTGATATGTATTTTTACGAGAATGCTGTTGCAGATGTGATAAGGCAGGTTGGTATCAGAGGTGTTTTATCAACAGGTATTCTTGATTTCCCAACACCGGGAGCAAAAACTCCAGAGGAAGGAATTAGGAAAACTGTAGAATTTATAGAAGAGTATAAAAATCATTCCTATGTTATTCCTGCTATTGGTCCCCATGCACCTTACACATGCTCACCAGATACTCTAAAAAGGGCTTTTGAAGTATCTGAGAAATATGATGTTCTGTTTCACATACATGTTGCTGAAACAGAATTTGAGGTAAAAACTATTTCTGAAAAGTACGGCAAAACTCCTGTGAAACATCTTGATTCTGTAGGAGTTTTGTCAGAGAGGACACTTGCTGCCCATATGGTTTATCCCACTAAAGAAGAGATTGAAATTCTTGCAAAAAGAGGGGTAAAGGTCTCCCACTGTCCAGAAAGTAATCTAAAGCTTGCTTCTGGTGTTGCTCCTGTTCCTGAGATGATAAAAGCAGGGGTGACGGTTTCTATGGGAACTGATGGAACAGCATCAAATGACGACCTTGATATTATTGGAGAAGTATCAACAGCTGCTAAACTCCACAAAGGAATTAAAAAAGACCCAACAGTAATAAATGCTAAAGAGGCTCTTCTTATGGCTACAAGATGGGCTGCTGAAGCAGTAAGAATGTCAGATAAAATAGGTTCACTGGAGATAGGAAAGTATGCAGATATTGTTCTTATAGACTTTTCACAGCCTCATATCAATCCCGTTTATGACCCTTATACTCAGATTGTGTATTCTTCTAAAGGTTGTGATGTGGATACGGTAGTTATCAATGGGGAAATTAAGGTGCTAAACAAGAAAGTTCTTGTTATAGATGAAAAAGAGATTATGGAAAAGGCAAAGAAGTGGGAAGAAAAAGTAAGAGGGTTAAAGACCTGA